The following nucleotide sequence is from Endozoicomonas sp. GU-1.
TCATGGCGTGCTTTCTACTTTAGCCTAATCGAGTTCAAACTTTTCAGGCAATATCACAGAGAATCCGCTGGCTTCGCTATTGTTAATGGCCATCGGATTTCCTTTTCTTTAATCAGGGAAGCGGCATCCACTGCACTTGAATATCTCCAATATCTTTCTATAATTTGTCATACAATGTATAACAATGTAAGACATACTTAACTTATGGAGAGTGAAAAATGAAGCAGGAAATGCTCAGCGCCCGTATCGATCACGATACCAAGGCTGCCTTTACTAATATCTGCGAAGCCGTTGGTTTAAGTACTTCTCAAGCCATTAAGCTCTTTGCCAAAGCGGTCATCAATCACGGTGGCATCCCGTTTGAAGTGCGAGTTCAGCAGCCCAATAAAACCTCGGTGGCAGCAATGAAAGAACTTGATGAAGGCAAAGGCCACAGCGCCGTATCTGTCAGCGCCTTAATGAATGAGCTGACTGATGGCAAGGTAAGTGATGTATAGCCTGGAATATTCCAATCAGTTCAAGAAGGACTTTAAAAAGATCACCAGACTGGCCATTGCAGATATTATTACCGTAGGTCATGTTATTGGTACTTTACAGCAAGCCCAAACGCTGGATGCCCGTTAAGTAGCTGGCCATATGGAATCATATATTTCTGGCTACTTGGGCAGGTGCTATGCGAGGCACAACGGAGGGAGCATAGCCGTAGCTATGTGACCGGAGTTGTAACGAAGCACGACTGCATGGATGCAGGAGCTAGAGCAACGCAGGAGCAGTTGCCGGGAGTGCCTGAACAAGGAGTCAGAAATATATGATTTCATATGGTTAGCTACTTATGTAGATCATGCATTGGTTGGCGACTGGCTCAGCTTACGGGACTGCCATATCAAACCCGATTTGTTACTGATCTACCGCATTCACGACAGAAAATTGCAATTGGCTCGCATTGGTTCTCACAGTGACTTATTTTAGGGGTTAAACAGTCAGTAATCGCAGGGTAAGAAGGTACTGGTCACTCTCAGCCCGCAAAGCCACTAAAAAGCCATTTCTCACCTGATTTCTCGGAAGGCCTCAGACCAAAGTTTTCAGAGAGGAGAGAGAAAAGTAAGAAAAACGGGGGAAAATAGCTTTGAAAACGAAAGACCACAAACCACAGCATCATGTGTTTAACCCTTTGTTTACAGGCCCTATAAACGACAAAACCCTCACGACATATATCGTAAGGGCTAAGTTGTATGGCGGACCGGACGGGACTCGAACCCGCGACCTCCGGCGTGACAGGCCGGCATTCTAACCAACTGAACTACCGGTCCGCTGTCTAGTTTCTAGTATCCAGATACTAGTTTCTAGTTGGTGGGTGATGACGGGATCGAACCGCCGACCCTCTGCTTGTAAGGCAGATGCTCTCCCAGCTGAGCTAATCACCCAAATTGTTTACTCTATTTACCCGCTTCTCAACGCAGGCATAAAATGGCGGACCGGACGGGACTCGAACCCGCGACCTCCGGCGTGACAGGCCGGCATTCTAACCGACTGAACTACCGGTCCGCTATCTAGTTTCTAGTATCCAGATACTAGTTTCTAGGTGGTGGGTGATGACGGGATCGAACCGCCGACCCTCTGCTTGTAAGGCAGATGCTCTCCCAGCTGAGCTAATCACCCAAATTTTTTTGCTCTGTTTACCTGCTTCTCAACACAGGCATAAAATGGCGGACCGGACGGGACTCGAACCCGCGACCTCCGGCGTGACAGGCCGGCATTCTAACCAACTGAACTACCGGTCCGCTGTCTAGTTTCTAGTATCCAGATACTAGTTTCTAGCTGGTGGGTGATGACGGGATCGAACCGCCGACCCTCTGCTTGTAAGGCAGATGCTCTCCCAGCTGAGCTAATCACCCAATTTTTTTGCTCTGTTTACC
It contains:
- a CDS encoding type II toxin-antitoxin system RelB/DinJ family antitoxin, with the protein product MKQEMLSARIDHDTKAAFTNICEAVGLSTSQAIKLFAKAVINHGGIPFEVRVQQPNKTSVAAMKELDEGKGHSAVSVSALMNELTDGKVSDV
- a CDS encoding type II toxin-antitoxin system YafQ family toxin, whose amino-acid sequence is MQELEQRRSSCRECLNKESEIYDFIWLATYVDHALVGDWLSLRDCHIKPDLLLIYRIHDRKLQLARIGSHSDLF